ATCCCAAGCCAGTTGGCCTTGGGTCAGTGAAAATCTTCCACGAGTCAATCAACTGCAGCGAATCCGAGTGAAACAAGTTGCTTTTGTTCTCCTCCACGGAGGCTGGGCTTCAAAACGGGGCGTTGGGCAATTAAGTTAACTGAAGTTTAGGACCTGTTTCTGTTTCGCTCCAACTTTACTCCGATTCTTGGGAAGTGACGATCATGATGACTCTGTTGTTTTCGCATCTCAATTTGGCTATATTTGGAACTGGCCCTTTAGTGAGTTGCACACACTTTGTAGCCAATATTGTTATGATTGTTCCCCCAAACCAATTATAGAGGTTCTTAATTGGACAGACTGAAATCTGACTGATACACCAATTAGTTGAGTCAGTTTTTGATGTAACTATGTAATGTAACTTAGTAATggttaaagaaaattataaaatgtaatatatgtatgtttacTTTGAATAACAGTACTCTGAATTGCTCCCCACTGATCCcattattttggaaaatacTTATTAGGGTTGATAATCTACTCTTACATAACACCATCAGAtgattcagtttttatatattagcgGAATTTGAACGAGTTCTCAAATTGACAGCAGACTCAGTAACGCCACAGATAAAAGCCAAATCAAAGGTTGCCGTTAGACTTTATTTGAGTTGCACTTAGTGTGCCACTATAAATACTAGACTAAATTCCCGTTCATATTCAGTTACTTTGGGTTATAGACGCGTTAACAACATGTTCGGAATCGCGTTGGCAATTGTTCTCTGTTTATCCGTTTCGGTTCAAGGCATATTTCGTAAGaaccaaaatatatttggacTATCCTTTAAATAATATCCCGATATCCTCGCAGCTGACGATCCCAAACCTTGCAAATATGGCGATGGAGAATGTATCATAAAACTGGTCAACACACTGTTTAGTGAGAGATCTTCGGAGGCGGATCCTGGTCTCAACCTGGAGCGCTTGGATCCCCTCAAGGTGGACAAACTGGTCATTAGCCAGGGAGAGAGTGCCAGTCCCGTGGGCATAACTCTTACTTTTACCGATAATTTACTGTACGGCATCAAGGACCAAAGGATAGTTAAAGTGAAGTAAGTGCATAACTGTCTAAAAATAATGAGatgcttttaaagtttttaaatacaattgtttaataaaaaactggGAACGTTGtaaaaatttgtaagaaacaaaaaaagataattcttcttagggccgttttctcgtccgtttgttaaactTAAAGTAGGgataaaaccttgaaatcgtatgggaaatcagagtttAAAGCTTCCTTTAAGTTTGACAGGCAGGAGATGGCGCTTACCCGTTTTTAGACGAGGAGGTCAAATAAATCTCTCAGCTACTCGATGTTAAAAGTAACTTattaccacaaaaaaaaaaaacaggcggacgagaaaacggcccttataatattaattttaaatcaagaTACTTAtgttaaaacttaaaattacattttgaaaaaaagatCCTAAAATAccgtaaaaattaaatataataatactgcatttttttatttattttaaggggATTCGGCAAGGATCTCACCACAAAACACGAAGTGAAGATCGTTGCGAAGAACTTCTCACTGGTAGGACCCTATAACATCAACGGCAAGGTACTGATTCTACCGATTAGCGGAACAGGACAAAGTAACATGACCATGGGTAAGATACATCTATATACATATCCAAAAGAAACCGAAGGATTAACAACCATTTTTTAGTTAACGTCAAGGCAATCATTAGCTTCTCGGGAAAACCGTTGGAGAAGAACGGGGAGACTTAC
This portion of the Drosophila takahashii strain IR98-3 E-12201 chromosome 3R, DtakHiC1v2, whole genome shotgun sequence genome encodes:
- the to gene encoding protein takeout, which translates into the protein MFGIALAIVLCLSVSVQGIFPDDPKPCKYGDGECIIKLVNTLFSERSSEADPGLNLERLDPLKVDKLVISQGESASPVGITLTFTDNLLYGIKDQRIVKVKGFGKDLTTKHEVKIVAKNFSLVGPYNINGKVLILPISGTGQSNMTMVNVKAIISFSGKPLEKNGETYLDVTDFKITMRPDSTHYQFTNLFNGDKALGDNMNVFLNENSEAIYKETAAAIDRSFSQLYMGIVKGVFSNLPYAKFFAEE